From a single Miscanthus floridulus cultivar M001 chromosome 8, ASM1932011v1, whole genome shotgun sequence genomic region:
- the LOC136469334 gene encoding putative disease resistance RPP13-like protein 1, whose product MDTICKNLQLLRVLDLSDTEIQSVPKTLGNLVYLRHLNLSRTKIRALHESIGRLRRLRFLGLRELDSMSSNGLLLEDLQNMSNLIDLQIDIRKIVDRNIASYGNGMLKLKEKDNLRNLEIRCCTVKSETLSAGELERSKTMFTQLHPHQCLVSLKIDGYHGTVYPEWLCFSELPNLQHLSLENSKFCERLPPICHLQKLKFLRIANLSKLRTIDMQPTAEMPSFPNVEEVGN is encoded by the exons ATGGATACCATATGCAAGAACCTGCAATTATTGCGAGTTCTTGACCTCTCAGATACAGAGATCCAATCTGTTCCAAAGACGTTGGGAAATCTTGTGTACCTTAGGCACCTAAATCTTTCCCGTACAAAAATAAGAGCACTCCATGAGTCCATTGGCCGCCTCAGGAGACTGCGGTTCTTGGGTTTGCGGGAAT TGGACAGCATGTCTTCAAATGGCTTACTTTTGGAAGATCTGCAGAACATGAGCAATTTAATTGACCTGCAGATAGATATTAGAAAAATTGTAGACAGAAACATTGCAAGCTATGGAAATGGAATGCTGAAGCTGAAGGAGAAAGATAATCTCAGGAACCTGGAGATCAGATGCTGTACTGTTAAATCAGAAACTTTATCAGCTGGAGAGCTAGAGAGATCGAAAACAATGTTCACACAGCTTCATCCTCATCAATGTTTAGTGTCACTCAAAATTGATGGTTACCATGGAACTGTTTATCCAGAATGGTTATGTTTCTCTGAGCTTCCAAATCTGCAACACCTTAGCCTGGAAAACTCCAAGTTCTGTGAAAGGTTACCACCAATTTGTCATCTTCAGAAGTTGAAGTTTCTCAGAATAGCCAATCTTTCCAAGCTGCGAACAATTGACATGCAACCAACAGCAGAAATGCCATCGTTTCCTAATGTAGAGGAGGTTGGAAATTGA